The window ATGATGCCGAAGATCTCGCCTTTGCGGATCGACAGATCGACCTTGCGCACCGCTTCGACATTGCCGAAGCGCTGGGTCACAGCTTGTATTTCGATCATGATGGAAAGAAGAAATGGCAGCGGAACCTGGGTCCTGCGCCAGCGAGGGCATCGGGAGGACGCCGCGGGCGGGTGAGGGCCACAGGTCTCCACTGCCATCAGTATTTTTATAAGAAGCCGCTATTTTAAGGCGGAGCGGTTATATGGGGAAAATAAATTTTCGCCTTTGCATATGACATCGGTGTCTTAGCATCCGGCGGGAAAGCGCGTCGGTACTGGTTGCGGCCATCGTCTGCTGAAGCGCTGAGTGGCCTTCTCGAAGTCCTTGGAGAGGCGCCTAGGAATATTGTCTATCTCTTCATTTTTTCGTCTCGACTGTCGTACTGTTGCCTGTTTGTCTCTTTTTTGCCCGACCGAAAGCGGGCAATGTCGTTTGTTACTGATGTTGTAATAAAGCTTCGGAAAATTCTTATAAAGGCTTTTATTTCAAATTATCAGGTGATCGAAAAAATAAAATCGGTTTAGATTGGCGTTGACTTCTTGATATCTGTCTGGAAGCCAGGGCGTCGAGCCTGCCTTTCCGGCGGTCGTGCCCGTCAATCAATTGCAATCAAACCACTTCGGAGTTCCTATGAAAAAGTCCCTCCTGGCACTGGCCGTCCTGGGTGCATTCGCCGGCGCGGCCCATGCGCAAAGCAGTAGCATCACCATCTATGGTGCGATCGATGCCAGCCTGACCTATACCAACAAGATCGCGACTGATGGCAAGAACACCGGCAGCCTGACCGCTGTGGAGTCCGGCCTGGTGAAGGGTTCGCGACTGGGCATCAAGGGTAGCGAAGACCTGGGCGGCGGCCTCAAGGCAGTCTTCACGCTGGAAAACGGCTTCAACGTCGATACGGGCGAAGCGGGCCAAGGAAAATTGATGTGGGGCCGCCAGACGACCGTGGGTCTGAGCGGCAACTTCGGCACCGTGCTGGTCGGCCGCCAGAACGATCCGCTCAACGACATCGGCGGCATTGCCTCGGCGGGCGGCTTCGGGGTCCCCGGCACTGTCCATTCAAAAGGCCTGGATCGCACCGACGGTCAGCGCCTCAACAATTCCATCCGCTACAACTCGCCCAACTTCAATGGCCTGAGCTTCAGCGGCATCTATGGCTTTGGCGAACAGGTCGGCAGGGCCGTCGGTGGTCGATCCATCGGCCTGGGCAGTCAGTACGTCAACGGTCCATTGAGCCTGGGCTTGGGTTACTTCCAGAGCAAGATGGGCGGTGGCAGCGATGGCTCCAGTGATGTCAACGCCAAAGCGGCTTGCAACGGCGCTGGCGAGAAGGACCACGCTGGCGATACCTGCCTGAAGACCTGGACACTGGCGGCGGCTTACCAGTTCGGCCCGGCCAAGGTCTATGGTGCGTTCTCGCACGTCAGATTGCCGCTGGCCAAGCTGCATACGAAGGTTCGTAAGGACAACAATTTTGGGGCCATGTACGACGCGAAGACCGGAACCGGCTACAACCCGAGCGACGCTACTGCATTCTCCATCGGCGGAGCCAACCACAAGTCCAGCCAGACCTTCGACATCGGCATGAGCTACCAACTGATGCCTAGCCTCACCCTGATGAGCGCCGTGCAGCATACGCGCGCCAAGTTTGTCGGTGCTGCCAGTGGCCGCCTGCTGCAACTGAACCTGGGCGCCAAGTACGACCTGTCCAAGCGCACCAGCGCCTACGCCCTCGTGCGCAACCTGCGATCGTCCGACATGTACAACGTCGGCCTGAGCAAGGACCAGGAGCCTGGCATCGATCGCAGCCAGACTGCCATCAGCACTGGCCTCATCCACACCTTCTGATCAAGGCACTGCGTCGCGGCGCCTGGAAGCCGCGATGTTTGGCCCGCATCCTTTACGGGATGCGGGTTTTTTTCGTGGCGCGAGGGGAGCGCTGAGAAGCAGCAAAGGAAGATCTGGCTGTCGTCCCGCTCCCCGGTTCTCCTTGGGTTTGGCTGCAGGCTTGTCACGGTGTCCGGACAGTCAGTCTTCCTGCACGCAATCGGACGCCCATGAAAAAACCCGCATCGTCGTCGCCGATGCGGGTTTTCCCTTGCAGCTTGCAGCACAGGCCATGGATTCCATGGCCATGGCCGGAGGGCAATTACATCATGCCGTCCATGCCACCCATGCCGCCCATACCACCCATGCCGCCAGGCATGCCGGCCGGCTTGTCTTCCGCCACTTCGGCCACCAGGGCGTCGGTGGTCAGGATCAGGCTGGCCACGGAGGCAGCGTTCTGCAGGGCCGAACGGGTCACCTTGGCCGGATCCAGCACGCCCAGTTCCACCAGGTCACCGTAGGTGCCGTTGGAAGCGTTGTAGCCGAAGTTGCCCGAACCTTCCAGCACCTTGTTCACCACCACCGACGGCTCATCGCCGGCGTTGAAGACGATCTGGCGCAGCGGCTCTTCGATGGCGCGCAGCACGATCTTGATACCGGCTTCCTGGTCAGGATTGTCGCCCTTCAGGTCCTTGACGTTGGCGCGAGCGCGCAGCAGGGCCACGCCACCGCCAGGCACGACGCCTTCTTCAACAGCAGCGCGGGTAGCGTGCAGGGCGTCTTCGACGCGGGCCTTCTTTTCCTTCATTTCGACTTCGGTGGCAGCGCCAACCTTGATCAGTGCAACACCGCCAGCCAGCTTGGCCACGCGCTCTTGCAGCTTTTCACGGTCGTAGTCGGAGGTCGCTTCGCCGATCTGGGTACGGATCATGGCCACGCGTGCCTCGATGCCAGCGGCTTCGCCGTTGCCGTCGATGATGGTGGTGTTTTCCTTGCCGATTTCAACGCGCTTGGCTTGGCCCAGTTCAGCCAGGGTAGCCTTTTCCAGGGTCAGGCCGACTTCTTCGGCGATCACTTGGCCGCCGGTCAGGATGGCGATGTCTTCCAGCATGGCCTTGCGGCGGTCGCCGAAGCCAGGGGCCTTGACGGCAGCGGTCTTCAGGATGCCACGGATGTTGTTGACCACCAGGGTAGCCAGGGCTTCGCCTTCGACGTCTTCAGCCACGATCAGCAGCGGACGACCAGCCTTGGCGACTTGTTCCAGCACCGGCAGCAGGTCACGGATGTTGGAGATCTTCTTGTCGAACAGCAGGATGAAGGGATTGTCCAGAGCGACGATCTGCTTCTCTTGGTTGTTGATGAAGTACGGCGACAGGTAGCCGCGGTCGAATTGCATACCTTCGACGATGTCCAGCTCGTTTTCCAGCGACTTGCCGTCTTCCACGGTGATGACGCCTTCCTTGCCGACCTTTTCCATGGCCTTGGCGATGATGTCGCCGATGTCCGCGTCGGAGTTGGCCGAGATCGAGCCGACTTGAGCGATTTCCTTGGAGGTGGTGGTGGGCTTGGCCAGGTTCTTGACTTCACCGACGATGGCGGTGACGGCCTTGTCGATACCGCGCTTCAGGTCGGTCGGGTTGAAGCCGGCGGCGACGTACTTGAAGCCTTCGCGCACGATGGCTTGGGCCAGCACGGTAGCGGTGGTGGTACCGTCACCGGCGTTGTCGGAGGTCTTGGAAGCGACTTCCTTGACCAGCTGGGCGCCCATGTTTTCCAGCTTGTCCTTCAGTTCGATTTCCTTGGCGACGGACACGCCGTCCTTGGTCACGGTCGGGGCGCCGAAGCTACGCTCCAGCACGACGTTGCGGCCCTTGGGACCCAGGGTGACCTTGACTGCGTTGGCCAGGATGTTGACGCCGTTGACGACCTTGGCGCGTGCTTCATCGCCGAAAATAACTTGCTTTGCTGCCATGTTGGATTCTCCAGAAATTCGGTTCAGTTCATGTCGCCGGGCTCAGGACGCAGTGCGTGGAGCGCCGGCTGGTGTCTTGTTGCCGATGGCCGCCCTTATACAAAGAGGCAGGCCGGATGCCGAATTACTTCTCGACGACGGCGAACAGGTCTTCTTCGCGCATGACCAGCAGTTCCTGGCCATCGATCTTCACGGCCTGGCCGGAATACTTGCCGAACAGAACGCGGTCGCCAACCTTCACGGACAGCGGGCGGACCTTGCCATCTTCCAGGATCTTGCCATTGCCGACGGCCAGGACTTCGCCTTGGTCCGGCTTTTCGGTCGCTGCGTCAGGCAGAACGATACCGGAAGCAGTCTTGGTTTCCTGGTCGAGGCGCTTGACGATAACGCGATCGTGCAAAGGGCGAAGATTCATGAGAACTCCTTAATTTTCAATAAGTTAGCATTGATTGCGGCGAAGCCTGCAACGGTTTTCTTCCAAATGCAGCAAACCTCACCGCATGAAAAAGGGGATTGCGCCAGGCGGCGCTGTTAGCACTCTGCCTTGACGAGTGCTAAGTATAGGGATGGGTTGGGGAATTTTCAAGGCATGCTTTTTCAGGCCCCCACCACCAGCAATGGGCCACGATCTGGGCTCCTTCCTATAAACGATCAGGAGAAAAGTCATCGGGCGGGCTTGGGCATGCCTCACCGGCGGCCGGGAAGATATCCGCGACCTGAGAGGTCTCCACCGATGCAGTTCAGGAAAGGGACTTGGCAAAAGACTCTGCCTTTCCATTGCCCAGGGTGCATGACGCCGATGAGGCCGGCGCCGAGGATGATATTTCAGCTCGATCCGTCTGCCGTATCGGATCAGTCTCCTGGCGTTTTCACACTCATGAAGTAGCGTAATTGATAGTCAAGGTGAAAGACGTTGGCGGGGTGACTTTATTGGGATCGTCAAATCGTTCTAATTGCCCGACTCATATCAATGGAGCATGCACATCACGCTTCTTGCAAACTCATCCGCACAGCGAAGGTATGACAAAAAGAGACAGCACTTATCCCTATGAGAATGTGCAAATTCCAGCCCGCCGGCAGCGCATGACACCGCTGCGCCGCCATTGCACCATGAATTTATTTCTGAATATATGGAATATGTGGAATGTGAGGTAAGGCAAAACGAACAAATTCAACACCAGCAATTGGTACCAAATTGATACTGATTAACTACCACTCAAATTAATATTGATTAACTCCAACTCAAATGACAGAATGCCCGCAGATGTTGGTGCAAAGTGACTGCTGTAGTCTTATCAATCAAAACAAAACACACACTTGCAAATTGGGGGATTCAAAATGCATTATCCGTTCCGGAAAGCTTCCGCATTACTGGCATTGGCTTCAGGTCTGATGACTGCCGCATGGGCGCCAAACAGCTTCGCATGTTCTGACACGCCGGTGCTGGCCAGCGTCTGCATCATGGCAGTGCCGCCTTCCTTCGGCAGCTTCAATCGTCAGTATGTGCTGGCCGCAGGTCAGCAGTTGTCGATCAACCAGTACACCGCACTTTATTCGCTGATCGGTATCACCTACGGCGGAAATGCGCAGACCACCTTCAATCTTCCTGACCTGCGCGGCAGGGTCCTCGTCGGCGCCAATGGCACGACATTCCCGGCCGGCGCAACGGGTGGCAATACGTCGATCAACCTGAGCATTGCGCAACTGCCGCCCCACAACTTCGTCGTGGCCGCCATTCCTGTGGATCTCAGCAGGGTCACTGCCACCACCATGCTCAGCGGCCTGTCCGCGACCACCAATCTCTCCGGCGTGACCATCGCCGGTACGCCGAGCGGCTTGACGATCGCTGCTTCCTCGACCAATGGCGGCGTGGCTTCACCTGATGGCAACTACCTGGGCAAGCCAGCTGCTGCTGCGGCAGCAGCATACACGTCGGTAGCGCCGAACGTGACGCTCAATAGCGCCTCGATCGGCGGCCAGATGTCGATGACGATCAGCAATGCCGCCACTGCTCCGGTTTCCATTACCAGTGGAGGCGCCACGACCGCCATCGGTGGTTCTGCCACGGCCACCGGTGTCACCAATACCCTGGGCACGGGTGCCGCCATACCGACGATGCCTCCTTACCTGGCGATGACCTATTACATCGCTGCCGCAAACGGTATCTATCCTTCCCGCGATTGATCGGGTTCAGGCTCGAGCTGGCGGTCGTTCCCGCAGGGGAGGGCCGCCGATGGTATCTATGAACAGCAAACACATGGTCCGCCTGGCAGCGATAGCGGCTGCGGCGACGTTGTCTTATGCGGCGCCGGCCGCCTCTGCTCCTCGTGATCTTGGTGCGGAGCTGACGACGGCCAACAAGGCCTTGGCAGCGAAAGATTATTCCCGGGCGTACGCCCTGTTTGCGCGGCATGCCGCCAACAATCCGCTGGCGCAATTCAGCCTGGGCTTGTTCGAGCGCGAAGGATGGGGACGTACGTCCAATCCTGTCGCGGCGTGCAACTGGTTTGAGAAAGCTGCACACAGCAATATCCCGGCAGCCCAACAGTTCCTTGGCGATTGCCTGGCCAAAGGCATAGGACGCGAGGTGGATGGCAAGGCCGCCGAGTCCTGGTACAGGAAGGCTGCCGCATCCGGGATCGCTTACGCGCTGTGTTCGGCGGGCGAACTCTATATCGAAGGAAAGACGCTGGAGAAGGATGTCGACCGTGGCCTGGCGCTTTGCCTCGCCGCGGCGCAGGCCGATTCTGCTCCTGCCATGCTCAGGCTCGCTGACTACTACCGCGACGGCAAGGATGTGCCACAGAACCTGGTCGCGGCGAGGTACTGGTATGAGCAAGCGGCGCAACGTCATCAACATGAAGCGCAATACCGTCTGGGCATCATGATGAGCGAGGGCCACGGTGGCGATGTCGATATCCCGTCCGCCCTGTTCTGGCTGGAGCACGCGGCCATGGAGGGCTACCGCCCTGCCTACCTGCCGGTGGCCATCCTGTACGCCAATGCCAGCCCGGATCCGAAGACAGGAATGCTGTCGCCGGAAAACCTGGCGAAGGTCTACATGTGGAACAGCGCGGCAAAAGCCCGCACCACCAACGCAGTTCAGCTGGCCGAGATAGAACGCATCGAAAAGATGGTGTTGGCGGTCATGCCACCCCAGTGGCAACCGGATCTGGATCGCAAGGTGGCAGAACATCTTGCGAAGGATGGCGCCCTGTAAGGCGGGAAGGGTGACGACAGCGCCGGGCGGTCCCGGCAATCGCGGCGTTGCGGTCCTGCTGGGGGCGCCGTCGGGTACGGCAGGAGAGCTTCTGTGCCTGCACTTTGTTCAGAAAATTCTACAAGACGCGTCAAGTCGTCCTCAGGGGAGAAAGTCATGCGTGGTCACGCCTCACTCAACAGAATCTATCGGCTCGTCTGGAGCCATGTGCATCAGGCCTGGGTCGTCGTCTCCGAGGTCTCGCGAGGCCAGGGCAAACGCGCCAACCGCAAGGTGATCGCGGCTGCGCTGCTGGTCTCTCCCTTGCTGGCGCAGGCCGCTCCCGTGGGCGGACAGGTGACCGCAGGCGCGGGTAGCATCAGCCAGTCCGGTAACACGACGACCATTACACAGTCCAGCCAGAACCTGTCGGTGAACTGGCAATCATTCAATACCGCCAGCCATGAGACGGTGAATTTCATTCAGCCCTCGGCTAGCGCCATTGCGGTCAACCGGATATACGATACCAATCCGACACGCTTTTTCGGCCAGCTCAATGCCAACGGTCAGGTGTATCTGATCAACCCCAACGGCGTATTGTTCGGCGCCGGTTCTCAGGTCAATGTCGGCGGCCTGGTGGCCTCGACCCTGGACATGAGCGATGCCAGCCTGGCCGCCGCCGCACGTAATTTCAGCGGCAGCGGGACCGGCAGCATCATCAACCAGGGCGACATCAGCGTTGCCAACGGCGGCTACGTGGCCTTCATCGGCAATACGGTGAGTAACCAGGGAAACATTACCGCCCCCGCCGGCACGGTCGCGCTGGCCGCCGGCAATGATGTCACGCTCACCTTTGCCAATGCCAGCCTGGTGAAACTGCAAGTCAACCAGAACACCCTCAACAATCTGTCCGAAAATGGCGGCCTCATTCTCGCCGATGGCGGGGCCGTGCTGATGTCGGCCGGCGCCAAGGACGCCGTGCTGGCCAGCGTGGTCAACAATACCGGCATCATCGAAGCGCGCAGCGTGCAGAACGTCAACGGCCGCATCGTGCTGGATGGCGGTAACCTTGCCACCGTCAGCAATAGCGGCACGCTTGACGCGTCCGGAAAGAATGCCGGCCAAACCGGTGGTACGGTGAAGGTGCTCGGCAAGGAGGTCACACTGGCGTCGGGCAGCAACATCGATATTTCCGGTGACGCCGGAGGCGGCAGCGCCTTCGTAGGCGGCAATTTCCTGGGGGCAGGGCCTGAGCAGAATGCGCTGAACACTACCGTGGCTGCAGGCGCCACCATCAATGCCGATGCCCTTTCCAATGGTAATGGTGGCAACGTCGCGATCTGGTCAGATGGAAACACTTCCTTTAATGGCAGCATCACCGCGCGCGGCGGCAAGGATGGCGGAAACGGCGGGCAGGTCGAGACGTCCGGGGAGCATCTGACGGTCGGCAAGCCGGCCTTCGTCAATACGCTCGCACCGAAGGGGAAGGTCGGCAGCTGGTTGCTGGATCCCCAGGACATGAGGATCTACTACGATCAGGATCCCAATTCGCACGGAGATATTTCCGGGGCGCAGATCACGGCGGCATTGCAATACTCTGATGTGACGATCAAGACCGGCCCCACCGTCAGCTGCACCAACGTATCAGGCTGCGGCGCAGGAACCTCGGGCAATGGCGATATCAATCTGGTCGATGGTGTATTGATCGGCGGTATGAATTGGACAACGGGTACCACGCTGACCCTCAGCGCCTATCGTGACATCAATTTGGGTTATGCCACCTTCATCGATGCTACTGGCGGCAATGGCAACGTTGTCCTGCGTGCCGATAACACCGGAACCGGCACAGGCAGCGTCAAGTTCGATGCCAATGCGCTGGGCGTGCAGGGCAATAACGGTTATACCAAGATCTACTACAACCCGGATGATTACCTCCACCCCACTGACTTCAGTCTCTTTGTCACGATGACTGGATCGGGCCAATTCAACGCCTACATGGCCATCAACCTCACTGCGGGTATTGTGAGCAAGACCTATGATGGGACCACCACGGCCACCCTGAGCGGTGCTGTCAACCCCATCAGTACCCCGGCCGGGGTGACGATCAATACGTCCGGCGCCATCGCCACGTTCAATGACAGGTTCGCCGGGACGAACAAGGCGGTGACCATCAGTGGTGTCACCCTGGGTGGTTCGGAAGCGGGCAAGTACTTCCTCAATGGACTCGACTCCAAGACGGCGACGATCAACAAAGCCAACCTGACCCTCAATGGCGGCCTGACGGCCAACGACAAGACCTACAACGGCACGACAACCGCCACGATCTCAGGAACGGCTTCGGTAGCGGCGCTGGGCAGTGATTCGGTGTCGGTGTCGTTGAGCAGCGCCAATTTCAGCGACAAGAACGTCGGCACCAACAAGGCGGTAACGGCCACGTATGTCTTGACTGGCTCGGATTCCGGCAACTACAACCTGATCCAGCCAACCGGACTGACGGCCAACATCAACAAGGCCAACGTGACCGTCACAGGCGCGACCGCCAACAGCAAGACCTATGACGGCACCACGACGGCGACGGTGTCCGGCGCGACGGTGGCCGCCTTCGGCAGCGACGTGGTTTCCCTCGCCTTGAGCAGCGCCAATTTCAGCGACAAGAATGCTGCAAGCAACAAGGGCGTGACGGCGACGTATACCCTCACCGGTACGGACGCCAACAACTACAACCTGATCCAGCCGACCGGGCTCACGGCCACGATCAACAAGGCCAACCTGACCGTGGGCGGCATCAGCGCCGCCGACAAGACCTACGACACCACGACAGCGGCCACGCTGACCGGCACGGCCAGTGTCGTGGCGCTGGGCAGCGATGTGGTCTCGGTGAGCGGCACCGGCGTGGGTACGTTCAGCAACAAGAACGCAGGCAGCAACAAGGTCGTCACGGTAAGCGGCTACACGCTGGGCGGCGCCGACGCTGGCAACTACAACATCGTCCAGCCGACCGGCGTGACCGCGACGATCAACAAGGCCAACCTGAACGTGTCCGGTATCACCGCCAACAACAAGACCTACGATGCCACCACGGTCGCCACGCTCGCCGGCACGGCCAGCGTGACGGCACTGGGCAGCGATGTGGTCTCGGTGACCGGCTCCGGCGTGGGCAGCTTCGCCAACAAGAATGCCGGCAATGCCAAGGCCGTCACGGTGAGCGGCTACTCGCTCACCGGCAGCGACGCGGGCAACTACAACATCGTCCAGCCGACCGGGCTGGTGGCCACGATCAGCAAGGCCAACCTGGCCGTGGGCGGTATCAGCGCCAGCGACAAGACCTACGATGCCACCACCACCGCCACCCTCACCGGCGTCGCCAGTGTCGCCGCGCTGGGTAGTGATGTGGTCTCGGTCTCTGGCGGGGTGGGTACGTTCAGCGACAAGAATGCGGGCAGCAACAAGGCCGTCACGGTGACCGGCTACACGCTGGGCGGCGCCGACGCCGGCAACTACAACGTCATCCAGCCGACCGGGCTGACCGCCACCATCAACAAGGCCAGCCTGACCGTAGGCGGCCTCAGCGCCGCCGACAAGACCTACGACACCACGACGGTCGCTACCCTGACTGGCACGGCTACCGTGGCGGCGCTGGGCAGCGACGTGGTGTCATTGACCGGTACCGGGGTAGGGGCCTTCGCCAACAAGAATGCCGGCGCCAACAAGGCCGTGCTGGTGAGCGGCTACTCCCTCACGGGCAGCGACGCCAGCAACTACAACATCGTCCAGCCGAGCGGACTGAGCGCCACGATCAACAAGGCCGACCTCCATGTGACCGGCATCAGCGCGGCCGACAAGACCTATGACGCCACCACAGCCGCTACCCTCAGCGGCACCGCCAGCGTCTCGGCGCTGGGCAGCGATGTGGTTGCGCTGGGTGGCGCGGGGGTGGGCAACTTCAGCAACAAGAACGCCGGCAGCAACAAGGCCGTCACGGTAACGGGCTATACGCTCACCGGTACCGATGCCGGCAACTACAACGTCGTCCAGCCGACCGGACTGACCGCCTCGATCAGCAAGGCGAACCTGACTGCAGGCAGCGTGAGCGTCAATAACAAGGTCTATGACGGCACCACTGCCGCCACGGTATCTGGCACCGCCAGCGTGACGGCCCTGGGAAGCGACTCGGTGTCGGTGATCGCCGGCGGCGTCTTCAGTGACAAGAATGTCGGCAACGGCAAGACAGTGACGGTGACCTATACCCTCAGCGGTACCGATGCCGGCAACTACAATGTGATCCAGCCTGCGGCGCAGACCGCAAACATCACGCCGGCCTCGCTGACCGTGAGCGGCATCACCGCAAATGACAAGCCCTTCGACGGCACCACCACTGCCAGCGTCAATGCGGCAGGCGCGATCCTGACCGGAAAAGTGGCAGGAGATGTGGTGACGGTGGCTGCCACCGGCGTCTTCAGCGACCCAGCCGTAGGCAACGGCAAGCTGGTCAACCTGAGCAGCACCTATGGCGGCGCCGATGTGGGCAACTACACCATCACGGACCAGGCCACCACCACTGCCAGCATTACCAGCGCGCTTCCACCCGCGGCCCCAAGCGCCAGCGTGCCCGCACCAGTGCGCAATGTGCTAGCGCAGGTCCAGTCATCGGTGCTGCCGCCGCAGGCCGCGTCCCAGCCACAGTCGCTGGACCTGTCCTCCACGCTGACGGTCAGGGCGGAGGGGCGTGAGGGACAACAAAGCGATGGCTCCGCCAACGATGCGCCCAGAAGAGCCAACACCATAGAGCTCGGCGGCGCCAATGTCGGCGGCGCGGGCCCGGTCTTGCAAATCCGTAATGGCGGTACGCAATTGCCCGACAACGCATTCAGAACAACAGAATAAGATTTCCCATGAAATATGTATCCTGCTCATCCCTGCGGATGATGCCCTTGTCCGCTGCACTGTTGTTGCTTCCCTATGACGCCTTGGCCGCAGGTCCCGCTGTCCCCACCGACGCGGGTTCACTGCTGCAGGAGTTGCAGACTGCTCCCAGGACGGCGCCAGCACCAAACCAGCCTGAGCTGAAGATCCAATCTCCCGACGCCAGCCAGCTTCCTCCTTCAGCGCCTTTCCTGGTCAAGGAAATCCGCATTGTCGGCAATACGGCATTCGATGCGGCGACGCTGCATGCCCTGGTGGCAGATCAGGAAGGCAAGACGTTGACACTGGCTGATCTTAGTGCGCTGGCTGCGCGCATCAGCAGCTACTACCAGGCGCATGGCTTCCCGTTGGCCCGCGCCATCATTCCCGCGCAAACCATCTCCGAGGGCGTGGTAGTCATCCAGGTGGTCGAAGCCCGATACGGGAAGATCCATCTCAACAACAGCAGCCCGGTGAATAGCCGCTTGCTTGAATCCATCCTTTCCTCCTTGCAGAAGGATCAGATGGTCGCCGAGCGCAGCCTTGACCGTTCGTTGCTGCTGCTCTCCGATGTGCCCGGGGTGGGCGTGGAGGCGGTGCTCAAGCCCGGCGAAGCAGTGGGGACGTCCGACATGGATGTCGTGACCACACCCAAGGCTGTCAGTATCGGCAGCATGTCGATCGACAACTTCGGCAACCGCTACATCGGCAGGGCGCGATTGAGTGGAACGGCCAGCCTGTTCAATCCCCTGCACCATGGCGATGTGCTCTCGGCCAACCTGGTCAGCACGGGCGAACGGATGTCCTATGGCCGGATAAGCTATGACACCTTGCTCAACGGGCAGGGAACGCACGTCGGCGGCGCCTACTCGATGGTGCATTACAAGCTGGGTGACAGCGTCCGTGCGCTTGATGCGCATGGCAATGCCTTGGTGGCCAGCCTATGGCTCAAGCATCCCCTTCTCCGGAGCAGGGACGCCAACCTGTACGGACAGATCCAATACGATACCAAGAAGCTCGAAGATCGCATCGGCGCCACGGGTCTTCGCACCGATCGCCACCTGGACAACTGGGTGCTCAGCCTGAGCGGCAACCTGCGCGACAGCGTCCTGGGCGGTGGTGTCAGCGCCTGGGGCATGGGCTGGACCGCAGGACGGGTGGGCTACGACGACGCGGCGGCAGAGGCCTCGGATGCGCTCACCGCGCAGACCCGCGGCGGTTTCTCGAAATGGAACTTCAACTTCTCCCGTCTGCAGTTCCTGGGCCGGCGCGATTCGCTCTACGCCAATTTTTCCGTACAGTGGTCCGATGCCAATCTTGATTCGGCAGAGAAGATGAGCGTCGGTGGCCCTTACAGCGTACGGGCCTATGACATCGGCGCCATCTCCGGTGATACCGGTTACCTGGGCAGCATCGAACTGCGCCATGAGATGGGAAGCATGGCCGGTGGCACATTGCAGGTGCTGGCCTTCGTCGATAGCGCACGGGTCAATATCAACCGTCGCCAGTGGACGACGGGACAGAACAGCGTCACGCTCTCAGGAACGGGGGTAGGGATGCGCTGGAGCAATGACGCGCTCTGGGAGGCCAGCGCCTATGTGGCCACCAAGATCGG is drawn from Herbaspirillum seropedicae and contains these coding sequences:
- the groL gene encoding chaperonin GroEL (60 kDa chaperone family; promotes refolding of misfolded polypeptides especially under stressful conditions; forms two stacked rings of heptamers to form a barrel-shaped 14mer; ends can be capped by GroES; misfolded proteins enter the barrel where they are refolded when GroES binds), translated to MAAKQVIFGDEARAKVVNGVNILANAVKVTLGPKGRNVVLERSFGAPTVTKDGVSVAKEIELKDKLENMGAQLVKEVASKTSDNAGDGTTTATVLAQAIVREGFKYVAAGFNPTDLKRGIDKAVTAIVGEVKNLAKPTTTSKEIAQVGSISANSDADIGDIIAKAMEKVGKEGVITVEDGKSLENELDIVEGMQFDRGYLSPYFINNQEKQIVALDNPFILLFDKKISNIRDLLPVLEQVAKAGRPLLIVAEDVEGEALATLVVNNIRGILKTAAVKAPGFGDRRKAMLEDIAILTGGQVIAEEVGLTLEKATLAELGQAKRVEIGKENTTIIDGNGEAAGIEARVAMIRTQIGEATSDYDREKLQERVAKLAGGVALIKVGAATEVEMKEKKARVEDALHATRAAVEEGVVPGGGVALLRARANVKDLKGDNPDQEAGIKIVLRAIEEPLRQIVFNAGDEPSVVVNKVLEGSGNFGYNASNGTYGDLVELGVLDPAKVTRSALQNAASVASLILTTDALVAEVAEDKPAGMPGGMGGMGGMGGMDGMM
- the groES gene encoding co-chaperone GroES, with product MNLRPLHDRVIVKRLDQETKTASGIVLPDAATEKPDQGEVLAVGNGKILEDGKVRPLSVKVGDRVLFGKYSGQAVKIDGQELLVMREEDLFAVVEK
- a CDS encoding phage tail protein, with translation MHYPFRKASALLALASGLMTAAWAPNSFACSDTPVLASVCIMAVPPSFGSFNRQYVLAAGQQLSINQYTALYSLIGITYGGNAQTTFNLPDLRGRVLVGANGTTFPAGATGGNTSINLSIAQLPPHNFVVAAIPVDLSRVTATTMLSGLSATTNLSGVTIAGTPSGLTIAASSTNGGVASPDGNYLGKPAAAAAAAYTSVAPNVTLNSASIGGQMSMTISNAATAPVSITSGGATTAIGGSATATGVTNTLGTGAAIPTMPPYLAMTYYIAAANGIYPSRD
- a CDS encoding tetratricopeptide repeat protein; this translates as MNSKHMVRLAAIAAAATLSYAAPAASAPRDLGAELTTANKALAAKDYSRAYALFARHAANNPLAQFSLGLFEREGWGRTSNPVAACNWFEKAAHSNIPAAQQFLGDCLAKGIGREVDGKAAESWYRKAAASGIAYALCSAGELYIEGKTLEKDVDRGLALCLAAAQADSAPAMLRLADYYRDGKDVPQNLVAARYWYEQAAQRHQHEAQYRLGIMMSEGHGGDVDIPSALFWLEHAAMEGYRPAYLPVAILYANASPDPKTGMLSPENLAKVYMWNSAAKARTTNAVQLAEIERIEKMVLAVMPPQWQPDLDRKVAEHLAKDGAL
- a CDS encoding porin codes for the protein MKKSLLALAVLGAFAGAAHAQSSSITIYGAIDASLTYTNKIATDGKNTGSLTAVESGLVKGSRLGIKGSEDLGGGLKAVFTLENGFNVDTGEAGQGKLMWGRQTTVGLSGNFGTVLVGRQNDPLNDIGGIASAGGFGVPGTVHSKGLDRTDGQRLNNSIRYNSPNFNGLSFSGIYGFGEQVGRAVGGRSIGLGSQYVNGPLSLGLGYFQSKMGGGSDGSSDVNAKAACNGAGEKDHAGDTCLKTWTLAAAYQFGPAKVYGAFSHVRLPLAKLHTKVRKDNNFGAMYDAKTGTGYNPSDATAFSIGGANHKSSQTFDIGMSYQLMPSLTLMSAVQHTRAKFVGAASGRLLQLNLGAKYDLSKRTSAYALVRNLRSSDMYNVGLSKDQEPGIDRSQTAISTGLIHTF